In Chryseobacterium lactis, a single genomic region encodes these proteins:
- a CDS encoding DoxX family protein: protein MKIVKFILCLLFGLMFINAGLNKFFNYMPMEKPTPEQMKLFAAFGEISWLMPLVGVVEVIGGLLFIFPKTRALGAIVILPVMVGIVTHVFTMDKSPMGMSIAGIMFLINIWIIIDNREKYKNLVS from the coding sequence ATGAAAATCGTAAAATTCATTCTTTGTCTCCTTTTCGGACTTATGTTTATTAATGCAGGATTGAACAAGTTTTTTAATTATATGCCCATGGAGAAACCTACTCCGGAGCAAATGAAACTTTTCGCTGCATTCGGAGAAATCAGCTGGCTGATGCCTTTAGTTGGTGTTGTAGAAGTAATCGGTGGATTATTGTTTATCTTCCCAAAAACAAGAGCATTAGGAGCTATTGTTATTTTACCGGTCATGGTAGGAATTGTTACCCACGTTTTCACTATGGATAAATCTCCAATGGGAATGAGCATCGCAGGGATTATGTTTTTGATCAACATCTGGATCATTATTGACAACAGAGAAAAATATAAAAACCTGGTAAGCTAG